One region of Archocentrus centrarchus isolate MPI-CPG fArcCen1 chromosome 6, fArcCen1, whole genome shotgun sequence genomic DNA includes:
- the LOC115782172 gene encoding transmembrane protein 80, which translates to MAMAGSGRPACMLSSVALQILLHVTAVYFVFYFLFTLGLIVKKSLVLSYPAEALLCDILLLFLLAALEFLHFFSGVKGNLMESETYIFGNLFLTGTIALLTIYFLVWQSYVMRADVIISTISLVLYGLDGVLAFSTLTRFASVYS; encoded by the exons atggcgATGGCCGGATCAG ggAGGCCCGCGTGTATG CTGTCATCTGTTGCTCTGCAAATCCTGCTACACGTGACAGCCGTCTACTTTGTCTTCTATTTCCTTTTTACTCTCGGGTTAATCGTCAAAAAGA GTTTGGTGCTGTCTTATCCTGCTGAGGCGCTGCTCTGTGACATCttgctgctcttcctcctggctgctctggaGTTTCTCCATTTCTTCAGCG gtgtgaaGGGCAACCTGATGGAGAGCGAAACGTATATTTTTGGTAACCTCTTTTTGACTGGGACAATTGCCCTGCTGACGATCTACTTCCTGGTGTGGCAGAGCTACGTGATGAGGGCGGATGTGATCATCAGTACCATCTCACTCGTCCTCTACGGTTTAGATGGAGTGTTGGCTTTCAGCACTTTAACCAGATTTGCCAG tgtGTACTCTTGA